A single Apium graveolens cultivar Ventura unplaced genomic scaffold, ASM990537v1 ctg4359, whole genome shotgun sequence DNA region contains:
- the LOC141701759 gene encoding uncharacterized protein LOC141701759, translated as MDVPHHCPWSISKILKARPTALIHLTFTVGRSSSFSMWLDPWLGGRTLLDLFGFEIISLAESTSFALVRESLMNDSWNIAPSNHTSVMELRNLLNYTEISSSDRILWDNLSIIKTSDIWNSLRSRKPQVAWFHLIWHKVKVPKAAFLLWWSLPFY; from the exons ATGGATGTTCCCCATCATTGCCCTTGGAGCATCTCTAAGATTCTGAAAGCTCGTCCTACTGCCTTAATTCACCTTACTTTTACGGTAGGCCGCTCTTCTTCCTTTTCCATGTGGCTTGACCCATGGCTTGGAGGGAGAACCTTGCTAGATTTATTCGGGTTCGAGATCATATCCCTAGCTGAATCTACTAGTTTTGCTCTTGTTAGAGAATCTCTTATGAATGACTCTTGGAACATTGCTCCTTCAAATCACACTTCAGTGATGGAACTTCGGAATCTTTTGAACTATACTGAAATTTCTTCTTCTGATAGGATTCTCTGGGACAACCTATCCATCATTAAGACTTCGGACATCTGGAATTCCCTGCGTTCTAGGAAACCTCAGGTTGCTTGGTTTCACTTGATTTGGCATAAGGTCAAAGTCCCTAAAGCTGCCTTTCTCTTATG GTGGTCTTTGCCATTTTATTAG